A section of the Burkholderia mallei ATCC 23344 genome encodes:
- a CDS encoding MarR family winged helix-turn-helix transcriptional regulator — MSDGVYGNQAAGRVTHSLLRLSTAMRSQAWDWAEGEGLTPTQGEILVLLFQRKGPMRLGEIARETQLTAATTSDAVSTLEHKGLVEKRRALDDGRALAVLLSARGRTAAKKALQWPDFLSKAVGTLGGDEQGVLYRALLKTLRELQVNGDIPPHRMCVTCKHFQPGKAARKPTYRCSLLDLTMTDSDLRLDCAVHEEADVLTQKKTWKLFAQA; from the coding sequence ATGAGCGATGGTGTTTACGGGAACCAGGCTGCGGGGCGAGTGACCCACAGCCTGTTGCGGTTGAGCACGGCTATGCGGAGCCAGGCATGGGATTGGGCGGAAGGCGAGGGGTTGACGCCGACGCAGGGTGAAATCCTCGTGCTGCTGTTCCAGCGTAAAGGGCCGATGCGTCTGGGCGAGATTGCGCGCGAAACGCAGTTGACCGCCGCAACGACGAGTGATGCGGTGAGCACGCTCGAGCACAAGGGGCTGGTCGAAAAGCGGCGCGCGCTCGACGACGGCCGCGCACTCGCGGTGCTCCTGAGCGCGCGCGGCCGCACGGCGGCGAAGAAGGCGCTGCAGTGGCCCGACTTCCTGTCGAAGGCGGTCGGCACGCTCGGCGGCGACGAGCAGGGCGTGCTGTACCGCGCGCTGCTGAAGACGCTGCGTGAGCTGCAGGTCAACGGCGACATTCCGCCGCACCGGATGTGCGTGACGTGCAAACATTTCCAGCCGGGCAAGGCGGCGCGCAAGCCGACGTACCGCTGTTCGCTGCTCGATCTGACGATGACGGACAGCGATCTGCGTCTCGATTGCGCGGTGCATGAGGAAGCGGACGTCCTGACGCAGAAGAAGACCTGGAAGCTCTTCGCGCAGGCGTGA
- a CDS encoding glutamine amidotransferase — protein MNAEVVAIRHVHFEDLGSFEQVLGERGRRVRYVDVGGSRVEVLDALEPSLLVVLGGPISAYDDELYPTTAPLAALVGKRIEAGLPTLGVCLGSQLIARALGARVYPAAAKELGWIPLALTDAGRASPLRHVDGAITSMMHWHGDTFDLPAGAIHLASTPACRNQAFSWGTHVLALQCHPEIRADRFEPWLIGHAGEIAATPGTDAKRLREQTAQLGPTLECAARRMFGEWLDSVGL, from the coding sequence ATGAACGCTGAAGTCGTTGCGATTCGCCACGTGCATTTCGAGGATCTCGGCAGTTTCGAGCAGGTGCTCGGCGAGCGCGGCCGGCGCGTACGGTATGTCGACGTCGGCGGCTCCCGCGTCGAGGTGCTCGACGCGCTCGAGCCGTCGCTGCTCGTCGTGCTCGGCGGGCCGATCAGCGCTTACGACGACGAGCTGTATCCGACGACGGCGCCGCTCGCGGCGCTCGTCGGCAAGCGCATCGAAGCGGGGCTGCCGACGCTCGGCGTCTGTCTCGGCTCGCAGTTGATCGCGCGTGCGCTCGGCGCGCGCGTGTATCCGGCTGCGGCGAAGGAGCTCGGCTGGATTCCGCTTGCGTTGACGGATGCGGGGCGTGCGTCGCCGCTGCGCCATGTCGACGGCGCGATCACGTCGATGATGCATTGGCACGGCGACACGTTCGACCTGCCGGCGGGCGCGATTCATCTCGCGTCGACGCCGGCATGCCGCAACCAGGCTTTCTCGTGGGGTACGCACGTGCTCGCGCTCCAGTGCCACCCGGAGATCCGCGCGGATCGCTTCGAGCCCTGGCTGATCGGCCATGCGGGCGAGATCGCGGCCACGCCCGGCACCGACGCGAAACGATTGCGCGAACAGACTGCGCAACTCGGCCCGACGCTCGAATGCGCGGCGCGCAGGATGTTCGGCGAATGGCTCGATTCCGTCGGGCTGTAG
- a CDS encoding NADH:flavin oxidoreductase/NADH oxidase — protein MSALFSPFTLRGVTLPNRIVISPMCQYSAENGEARAWHMIHLGHLALSGAGLLCIEATAVEPDGRISAADLGLWSDVPWKVGQLIAVDEGGWRPHAPSGVPHREHEPTPLALDAAGLERVKRAFVESAKRAARLGIDAIEVHAAHGYLLHQFLSPLANHRDDAYGGSLENRMRFPLEVFDAVRAAFPDDRPVGVRVSATDWVSGGWELDDTIAFAHELKRRDCDWIDVSSGGVSPLQKIPLSPGYQVPFAQAVKRAVGLPTIAVGLISDPAHANRVIEAGDADFVAMARAMLYDPRWPWHAAAQLGATVSAPPQYWRSQPREYKALFGDASFGQR, from the coding sequence ATGAGTGCATTGTTTTCTCCATTCACGCTGCGCGGCGTGACCCTTCCCAATCGCATCGTGATTTCGCCGATGTGCCAGTATTCGGCCGAAAACGGCGAGGCGCGCGCGTGGCACATGATTCATCTCGGGCATCTCGCGTTGTCCGGCGCGGGGCTGCTTTGCATCGAAGCGACGGCCGTCGAGCCCGACGGCCGCATTTCGGCTGCGGATCTCGGCTTGTGGAGCGACGTGCCGTGGAAAGTCGGCCAGTTGATTGCCGTCGATGAGGGCGGCTGGCGGCCGCATGCGCCTTCCGGCGTCCCGCACCGGGAGCATGAGCCCACGCCGCTCGCGCTCGATGCGGCGGGGCTCGAGCGCGTGAAGCGCGCGTTCGTCGAATCCGCGAAACGCGCGGCGCGTCTTGGCATCGACGCGATCGAAGTCCACGCGGCGCACGGCTATTTGCTGCATCAGTTCCTGTCGCCGCTCGCGAACCATCGCGACGATGCGTACGGCGGCTCGCTCGAAAACCGGATGCGCTTTCCGCTCGAGGTATTCGACGCGGTGCGCGCGGCGTTTCCGGACGATCGTCCGGTCGGCGTGCGCGTGTCCGCGACCGACTGGGTGTCGGGCGGCTGGGAGCTCGACGATACGATCGCGTTCGCGCACGAACTGAAGCGGCGCGATTGCGATTGGATCGACGTGTCATCGGGCGGTGTGTCGCCGCTTCAGAAAATTCCGTTGTCGCCCGGCTATCAGGTGCCGTTCGCGCAGGCGGTCAAGCGCGCGGTCGGGCTGCCGACGATCGCCGTCGGCCTCATTTCCGATCCCGCGCATGCGAATCGCGTGATCGAAGCGGGTGACGCGGACTTCGTCGCGATGGCGCGCGCGATGCTCTACGATCCGCGCTGGCCGTGGCATGCGGCCGCGCAGCTCGGCGCGACGGTCAGTGCGCCGCCGCAGTATTGGCGCTCGCAGCCGCGCGAGTACAAGGCGCTGTTCGGCGACGCATCGTTCGGCCAGCGCTGA
- a CDS encoding SET domain-containing protein, with translation MSSRRIVVRRSGVHGKGVFAAVPIKAGERVVEYKGERISWKEALRRHPHDPDDPNHTFYFALEEGGVIDGKINGNSARWINHSCAPNCEAEEVGGRVYIHALRDIDEQEELFYDYGLVIDARLTKKLKREYACHCGAATCRGTLLATSEEDEGKKKKKAKKGGKDKKKKK, from the coding sequence ATGAGTTCACGCAGGATCGTGGTACGCCGCTCGGGCGTTCACGGCAAGGGCGTATTCGCCGCGGTACCGATCAAGGCGGGAGAGCGCGTAGTCGAATACAAGGGCGAGCGGATCTCGTGGAAAGAGGCGCTGCGCCGCCATCCGCACGACCCGGACGATCCGAATCACACCTTTTACTTCGCGCTGGAAGAGGGCGGGGTGATCGACGGCAAGATCAACGGCAACAGCGCGCGCTGGATCAACCATTCGTGCGCGCCGAACTGCGAAGCCGAGGAAGTGGGCGGGCGCGTGTACATCCATGCGCTGCGTGACATCGACGAGCAGGAAGAACTGTTCTACGACTACGGTCTCGTGATCGACGCGCGCCTGACGAAAAAGCTCAAGCGCGAATACGCGTGCCATTGCGGCGCGGCGACGTGCCGCGGCACGCTGCTTGCAACGTCGGAAGAAGACGAAGGCAAGAAAAAGAAGAAGGCGAAGAAAGGCGGCAAGGACAAGAAAAAGAAGAAGTGA